In Diorhabda carinulata isolate Delta chromosome 6, icDioCari1.1, whole genome shotgun sequence, a single genomic region encodes these proteins:
- the LOC130895311 gene encoding facilitated trehalose transporter Tret1-2 homolog: protein MSEIKVSESCDSEEDLTIGEAIEAEKKHKPDTLFLYFVVFTGIILMLVSSATNVWTSPAIIKLHSNDTSENILGREITTIETSLLLGIPGVVSLIGACFLPKLADFMGRKKSLQSMGLGMFLSIVGLAFSNNIYLIIGFMCMIQIFCAGVWGILPVYLTEICDDHNRAKHGCLMTVFSPVGQLYGLIIGPMFNLRLFTLLIGLPLIPFLLLFLLAPESPTYSLTKGRYDESLKTLKKLRNNKTEIQIEHDFNSLKESTLTPDEQKQFSLIMLINTKECRIGLLLALLPILLQNFCGIQVITPLLGPIFNDSGSNISGDNIAIIVGTVKLITFIITTFIIESTGRKPMLIISAIGAGISATCLGISFYLKEVKSPLIDKFQWAPLVFICIYFVSYSIGLGPIPMAIMSELFTSDVRATAIAVISTLSSLLLAIYTALYPILAEMIGTHWCMWMFGVSCFFGSFLIFKLLPDVRGKSIAEIQIVLKNYRIF from the exons ATGTCAGAAATTAAAGTGAGTGAAAGCTGCGATTCAGAAGAAGATCTAACAATTGGAGAGGCCATTGAAGCTGAAAAGAAACACAAACCTGAcacattgtttttatatttcgttGTCTTCACAG GAATCATTCTGATGTTAGTCAGTTCGGCGACAAATGTTTGGACGTCTCCAGCCATCATAAAATTGCATTCGAATGATACAAGTGAAAACATTCTAGGTAGAGAAATAACTACAATTGAAACATCATTATTGTTAGGAATACCAGGCGTTGTGTCTTTAATAGGGGCCTGCTTCTTACCAAAATTAGCAGATTTTATGGGAAGAAAAAAAAGTCTGCAATCTATGGGTCTTGGAATGTTTCTAAGTATCGTAGGATTAGCttttagtaataatatttacttaattATTGGATTCATGTGCAtgatccaaattttttgtgcTGGTGTGTGGGGAATACTTCCAGTATACTTAACAGAAATATGTGATGACCATAACCGAGCTAAGCATGGATGTCTAATGACTGTTTTTTCTCCCGTTGGACAATTGTATGGTCTTATCATAGGACCTATGTTCAATCTTCGCTTATTCACTCTCTTAATAGGATTACCTTTAATAccctttttattattattcttactTGCGCCAGAAAGTCCAACGTATTCTCTTACAAAAGGAAGATACGACGAATCTCTaaagacattgaaaaaattgagaaataataaaactgaaattcaaATAGAACATGATTTCAATAGTTTAAAGGAAAGTACTTTGACACCGGATGAGCAGAAACAATTCAGTTTGATCATGCTTATTAACACTAAAGAATGTAGAATTGGGTTATTATTGGCTTTATTACCAATTCTTCTTCAAAACTTCTGTGGTATTCAAGTAATAACACCTCTTTTGGGACCAATATTCAATGATTCGGGCTCCAATATTTCTGGTGACAATATCGCCATTATTGTTGGGACAGTGAAgttaataacttttattattactacATTTATTATAGAAAGTACAGGAAGAAAGCCAATGCTGATTATATCTGCAATTGGAGCTGGTATATCCGCCACTTGTTTGGGTATATCGTTCTATTTAAAAGAAGTAAAGTCACCTTTAATCGATAAATTCCAATGGGCACCTTTGGTATTTATTTGTAtctattttgtttcatattctATCGGACTTGGTCCAATTCCGATGGCTATAATGAGTGAATTGTTCACTTCTGATGTGAGGGCAACTGCCATCGCTGTTATTTCTACTTTGAGCAGTCTTTTATTGGCTATTTACACCGCCCTCTATCCCATACTAGCTGAAATGATTGGAACACATTGGTGTATGTGGATGTTTGGGGTATCTTGCTTTTTTGGATCTTTCTTAATATTCAAGCTTTTACCAGATGTTCGAGGAAAAAGTATTGCAGAAATtcaaattgtattgaaaaattatagaatattttaa
- the LOC130895108 gene encoding facilitated trehalose transporter Tret1-2 homolog isoform X1, with translation MQIGRYLFGLDRIKNFKEMVDHNTNNEKDENVKFDFNRDIISDQDSSQKKPDTWYLYFVIATGLITWIVGGGRVVWSSSALVKFNSTDPAINPLGRPITTGETSLLVGLPGIISLPSSFLFTQLSDLVGRKYCLQIIGILSFFGYIGLAFSSSVPIIITFLTILSYVLGGIMCVFPIYLTEICEDHNRAKYGCLLAACFFLGQLYTNAIGPLFHIRYYTLLVAAPLLFFLIFFNFAPETPVYLCTKGKKEECMKALKKLRGNKSGSELEKDFTSIIQNVPSLKSGKKPNMSQLFFTKEGRFGLLLSSLAMLFQLMSGGSVLVPLMAPIFNQFKSVVNGEIVAVSISTLKVISLFTTVFIIERIGRRPLLIISSIGSGIPMAILGTFLYFQYIGSSIINEIEWLPFVAILIYYVMFGIGLSPIPIPMISVLSPIELQSASNTLVFTVTNFLLAVFQAVYPLISEKFGPQWCMWIFALSCFIGAVVFYWLLPETKGKSYEEIQQILRNHRYLKV, from the exons ATGCAAATTGGGAGGTACTTGTTTGGACTGG ATAGAATAAAGAATTTTAAGGAGATGGTTGACCATAATACCAATAACGAGAAAGATGAAAACGTAAAGTTTGATTTCAACAGAGACATAATATCCGATCAGGATTCATCTCAAAAAAAGCCCGATACCTGGTATTTATACTTTGTAATAGCAACAG GTTTAATAACATGGATAGTAGGCGGAGGACGAGTGGTCTGGTCATCATCAGCTTTAGTCAAGTTTAATTCTACCGATCCTGCCATAAATCCTTTGGGACGACCAATAACAACTGGAGAAACTTCATTATTGGTTGGCTTACCTGGCATAATTTCTTTACCATCCAGCTTCTTATTCACGCAACTATCTGATTTGGTTGGACGAAAATATTGTCTGCAAATTATAGGGATTTTATCCTTTTTTGGTTACATAGGATTAGCCTTCAGTAGCTCCGTGCCAATTATCATCACATTCCTAACTATACTGTCATATGTTCTTGGAGGAATAATGTGTGTTTTTCCAATATATCTAACTGAAATTTGTGAGGATCACAATAGAGCTAAATATGGCTGCCTCTTAGCTGCATGTTTTTTCCTCGGACAACTTTATACTAATGCTATTGGACCTTTATTTCATATTAGGTACTATACGCTTCTGGTCGCAGCTCCACTActgttttttctaattttcttcaatttcgcTCCCGAAACTCCTGTGTATTTATGTACGAAAGGGAAGAAAGAAGAATGTATGAAAGCTTTGAAGAAATTAAGAGGCAATAAATCGGGTAGTGAATTGGAGAAAGATTTTACCAGTATTATCCAAAATGTACCATCGTTGAAAAGTGGCAAGAAACCGAATATGTCccaattattttttacgaaGGAAGGTAGATTCGGTTTGCTGCTCAGTTCACTGGCAATGCTTTTCCAGTTGATGAGCGGGGGATCTGTTTTGGTACCATTAATGGCTCCAATTTTTAACCAATTCAAATCAGTTGTTAATGGAGAAATAGTAGCTGTTTCTATCAGTACTCTGAAAGTTATAAGTTTATTCACAACGGTTTTCATAATAGAAAGAATTGGAAGACGACCATTACTAATTATTTCCTCGATAGGATCGGGTATACCGATGGCAATATTAGGaacttttctttatttccaATACATTGGCTCATCTATAATCAATGAAATTGAATGGTTACCATTTGTTGCAATATTAATTTACTATGTTATGTTTGGAATTGGGCTCAGTCCAATTCCGATACCAATGATTAGTGTTCTCTCACCAATAGAGTTACAATCAGCCTCAAATACGTTAGTATTCACTGTAACAAACTTTTTATTAGCTGTGTTCCAAGCTGTATATCCTTTAATTTCCGAAAAATTTGGACCCCAATGGTGCATGTGGATATTTGCACTCAGCTGCTTCATAGGAGCTGTTGTATTCTACTGGTTGTTACCAGAAACTAAAGGAAAAAGCTACGAAGAAATTCAGCAAATTTTAAGGAATCATCGatatttgaaagtttaa
- the LOC130895108 gene encoding facilitated trehalose transporter Tret1-2 homolog isoform X2, producing the protein MVDHNTNNEKDENVKFDFNRDIISDQDSSQKKPDTWYLYFVIATGLITWIVGGGRVVWSSSALVKFNSTDPAINPLGRPITTGETSLLVGLPGIISLPSSFLFTQLSDLVGRKYCLQIIGILSFFGYIGLAFSSSVPIIITFLTILSYVLGGIMCVFPIYLTEICEDHNRAKYGCLLAACFFLGQLYTNAIGPLFHIRYYTLLVAAPLLFFLIFFNFAPETPVYLCTKGKKEECMKALKKLRGNKSGSELEKDFTSIIQNVPSLKSGKKPNMSQLFFTKEGRFGLLLSSLAMLFQLMSGGSVLVPLMAPIFNQFKSVVNGEIVAVSISTLKVISLFTTVFIIERIGRRPLLIISSIGSGIPMAILGTFLYFQYIGSSIINEIEWLPFVAILIYYVMFGIGLSPIPIPMISVLSPIELQSASNTLVFTVTNFLLAVFQAVYPLISEKFGPQWCMWIFALSCFIGAVVFYWLLPETKGKSYEEIQQILRNHRYLKV; encoded by the exons ATGGTTGACCATAATACCAATAACGAGAAAGATGAAAACGTAAAGTTTGATTTCAACAGAGACATAATATCCGATCAGGATTCATCTCAAAAAAAGCCCGATACCTGGTATTTATACTTTGTAATAGCAACAG GTTTAATAACATGGATAGTAGGCGGAGGACGAGTGGTCTGGTCATCATCAGCTTTAGTCAAGTTTAATTCTACCGATCCTGCCATAAATCCTTTGGGACGACCAATAACAACTGGAGAAACTTCATTATTGGTTGGCTTACCTGGCATAATTTCTTTACCATCCAGCTTCTTATTCACGCAACTATCTGATTTGGTTGGACGAAAATATTGTCTGCAAATTATAGGGATTTTATCCTTTTTTGGTTACATAGGATTAGCCTTCAGTAGCTCCGTGCCAATTATCATCACATTCCTAACTATACTGTCATATGTTCTTGGAGGAATAATGTGTGTTTTTCCAATATATCTAACTGAAATTTGTGAGGATCACAATAGAGCTAAATATGGCTGCCTCTTAGCTGCATGTTTTTTCCTCGGACAACTTTATACTAATGCTATTGGACCTTTATTTCATATTAGGTACTATACGCTTCTGGTCGCAGCTCCACTActgttttttctaattttcttcaatttcgcTCCCGAAACTCCTGTGTATTTATGTACGAAAGGGAAGAAAGAAGAATGTATGAAAGCTTTGAAGAAATTAAGAGGCAATAAATCGGGTAGTGAATTGGAGAAAGATTTTACCAGTATTATCCAAAATGTACCATCGTTGAAAAGTGGCAAGAAACCGAATATGTCccaattattttttacgaaGGAAGGTAGATTCGGTTTGCTGCTCAGTTCACTGGCAATGCTTTTCCAGTTGATGAGCGGGGGATCTGTTTTGGTACCATTAATGGCTCCAATTTTTAACCAATTCAAATCAGTTGTTAATGGAGAAATAGTAGCTGTTTCTATCAGTACTCTGAAAGTTATAAGTTTATTCACAACGGTTTTCATAATAGAAAGAATTGGAAGACGACCATTACTAATTATTTCCTCGATAGGATCGGGTATACCGATGGCAATATTAGGaacttttctttatttccaATACATTGGCTCATCTATAATCAATGAAATTGAATGGTTACCATTTGTTGCAATATTAATTTACTATGTTATGTTTGGAATTGGGCTCAGTCCAATTCCGATACCAATGATTAGTGTTCTCTCACCAATAGAGTTACAATCAGCCTCAAATACGTTAGTATTCACTGTAACAAACTTTTTATTAGCTGTGTTCCAAGCTGTATATCCTTTAATTTCCGAAAAATTTGGACCCCAATGGTGCATGTGGATATTTGCACTCAGCTGCTTCATAGGAGCTGTTGTATTCTACTGGTTGTTACCAGAAACTAAAGGAAAAAGCTACGAAGAAATTCAGCAAATTTTAAGGAATCATCGatatttgaaagtttaa
- the LOC130895109 gene encoding citron rho-interacting kinase-like, which produces MPTTNKVLMIVQGDRSLISCDLNHLIKVTQCLTESSNPKLKFEQVDVSNCKEFHILQVSPFPKQQKVCVATTRQLIILEFDFETSLFVPVKILESPAEPTGCALFTEHSLIVGADKFFEIDLATFHAEEFLDFPTSNSNQPKDCYTYKR; this is translated from the exons ATGCCCACAACCAATAAGGTATTGATGATCGTCCAAGGAGATAGATCGTTGATATCATGCGATTTGAATCATTTAATAAAAGTGACCCAATGTTTAACTGAATCATCGAATCCAAAATTGAAGTTCGAACAAGTGGATGTTTCGAATTGTAAAGAGTTTCACATTTTACAA GTTTCTCCGTTTCCGAAACAACAGAAGGTTTGTGTAGCCACCACGCGACAACTCATTATACTCGAATTCGATTTCGAAACGTCGCTATTTGTACCGGTGAAAATTTTAGAATCCCCCGCCGAACCTACGGGGTGCGCCCTATTCACCGAACACAGTTTGATCGTGGGAGCcgacaaatttttcgaaatcgaTCTCGCCACTTTCCATGCCGAAGAGTTTTTGGACTTTCCGACGTCAAACTCAAATCAGCCGAAAG ATTGCTACACATATAAACGATAA